A single window of Neurospora crassa OR74A linkage group VII, whole genome shotgun sequence DNA harbors:
- a CDS encoding oxysterol binding protein, whose product MFSAFTGRSPAPAAVPADGSAPAAEEHPSDGNKLSTFLSILRKFIGVADLASVRFSLPSQLLEPTPNLEYWNYLDAPNAFVAIGTADEPVDRMLEVLRFWFTKDLKYAKGKPCKPYNSCLGEFFRCNWETDDDAPRINTKAAEDTISRPSSVKSGSSRAASTVSVPATNPKPSKPVRISYLTEQTSHHPPVSAFYIDCPEKGLHAKGFDQITAKFTGTSIKVMPGEHNLGIFITLEKRNHETYQLTHPPAHLGGILRGALSVTVGDMAYITCPETKLKAILRYYDDGWLGRTTNKVEGIIFKYDPENDDKMQIKDVPQEDILVRLGGPWKEKVVFTVGPKPLESHPPDQQTTIIDIAPLSVAPKVLPPTEQQLPNESLTLWGKVTEAILAKQFSRATTLKQELEEAQREKAREREQKGESWQPVFFVTATDKAGKPALTEKGREVLKRAQAGDWSLDGIFEKDAKAADAAK is encoded by the exons ATGTTTTCCGCATTCACGGGCAGGTCGCCAGCTCCCGCTGCCGTACCCGCAGATGGTAGTGCTCCTGCGGCCGAGGAGCATCCGAGCGATGGAAACAAGTTGTCGACCTTTCTCTCCATTCTAAGGAA ATTCATTGGTGTCGCCGATCTCGCCTCTGTACGCTTCTCTCTCCCTTCGCAGCTTCTCGAGCCAACACCCAACCTCGAATACTGGAACTATCTCGATGCGCCGAACGCCTTTGTTGCGATTGGCACCGCAGACGAACCGGTCGATCGTATGCTGGAGGTGCTGCGGTTCTGGTTCACCAAGGATCTGAAATATGCAAAGGGGAAGCCTTGCAAGCCATATAACTCTTGCTTGGGGGAGTTCTTCAGG TGTAACTGGGAAacagatgatgatgccccAAGGATCAACACCAAGGCTGCAGAGGACACCATCAGCCGGCCCTCGAGCGTCAAATCCGGCAGCTCCCGCGCCGCATCTACAGTATCCGTGCCCGCCACGAACCCGAAGCCGTCGAAACCCGTCAGGATCTCCTACCTGACCGAGCAAACgtctcaccaccctcctgTCAGCGCGTTCTATATCGACTGCCCAGAGAAGGGCCTGCACGCCAAGGGTTTCGACCAGATCACAGCCAAGTTCACCGGCACCTCGATCAAGGTGATGCCCGGCGAGCACAATCTTGGCATTTTCATCAcgctggagaagaggaacCACGAGACATACCAGTTGACACATCCTCCTGCCCACCTTGGAGGTATCCTCCGTGGTGCGCTAAGCGTCACGGTCGGCGATATGGCCTATATTACCTGCCCGGAAACGAAGCTCAAGGCGATTCTCCGCTACTACGACGACGGTTGGCTGGGCCGGACCACGAACAAGGTTGAGGGCATCATCTTCAAGTACGACCCTGAAAACGACGACAAAATGCAGATCAAGGATGTACCGCAGGAGGACATTCTGGTGCGTCTCGGTGGTCcttggaaggagaaggtggTCTTTACTGTTGGTCCCAAGCCTTTG GAATCCCACCCTCCTGATCAACAAACAACCATAATCGATATCGCCCCCCTTTCCGTGGCCCCCAAGGTCCTCCCGCCCACCGAGCAGCAACTTCCCAACGAGTCCCTCACCTTGTGGGGTAAAGTGACAGAGGCGATTCTTGCCAAGCAATTTTCTCGCGCCACGACGCTGAAGCAGGAGCTCGAGGAGGCCCAAAGAGAAAAGGCTCGCGAGCGCGAACAGAAGGGAGAAAGCTGGCAGCCCGTCTTTTTCGTGACGGCGACCGATAAGGCCGGTAAACCGGCGCTGACGGAGAAGGGACGGGAGGTGCTCAAGAGGGCGCAGGCGGGGGATTGGAGTTTGGATGGGATTTTTGAGAAGGATGCAAAGGCTGCGGACGCTGCCAAGTAA
- a CDS encoding vacuolar protein sorting-associated protein 74: protein MASTSGLTRRRGAGGGSSDVGGGGGGGGASDTRDVGPDTSYETGENGHRIAFDPRDLSESAERSKQPKLTLMEEVLLLGIKDREGYLSFWNDNISYALRGCIVLELAFRGRISMQKDSSRRRFPLADRIIEVIDDTLTGEVLLDEALKMMKTSEKMSVSSWIDLMSGETWNLMKIGYQLKQVRERLAKGLVDKGILRTEKRNFLLFDMATHPVVEGAAKEDIRRRVRNVLTQRTVVLTPTQYLPEDLEFRYVRTIAMVCAAHAANVLENALSTLGHEARENAFSMADELLLQYSQWPFAARPLPGGNGGVGANLPQVINEEVNKAKDKELQLEVVAACLSVFTRLDSLL, encoded by the exons atggcatCAACATCAGGCTTGACCCGGCGCAGGGGCGCGGGAGGAGGCAGCAGcgacgtcggcggcggcggcggcggcggcggcgcttcCGACACGAGGGACGTTGGGCCCGACACGAGCTACGAGACGGGCGAGAACGGACACAGGATTGCCTTCGATCCCCGCGACCTGAGCGAGAGCGCAGAGAGGAGCAAGCAACCCAAGCTAACGCTGATGGAGGAGGTCTTATTGCTTGGCATCAAGGATCGCGAG GGCTACCTTTCGTTCTGGAACGACAACATCTCCTATGCTCTTCGTGGATGCATTGTTCTCGAGCTGGCCTTCCGCGGCCGCATCAGTATGCAAAAAGACTCTTCCCGGCGGCGCTTCCCCCTGGCGGACCGAATCATCGAAGTCATTGACGACACTCTAACGGGCGAGGTGTTGCTGGACGAGGCcctgaagatgatgaagacgagCGAGAAGATGAGCGTCAGCTCCTGGATTGACTTGATGAGCG GCGAAACCTGGAACCTCATGAAAATCGGCTACCAACTGAAACAAGTCCGCGAGCGGCTCGCAAAGGGTCTGGTCGACAAGGGCATCCTGCGCACGGAAAAGCGCAATTTCCTACTGTTCGACATGGCCACACACCCCGTCGTCGAGGGCGCCGCCAAGGAGGACATCCGACGGCGTGTGCGCAACGTGCTGACGCAGCGCACCGTCGTGCTCACCCCGACCCAGTACCTGCCCGAGGACCTCGAGTTCCGGTACGTGCGGACAATCGCCATGGTGTGCGCGGCGCACGCAGCCAACGTGCTCGAGAACGCGCTGAGTACCCTCGGCCACGAGGCGAGGGAAAACGCCTTTTCCATGGCGGACGAGCTGTTGCTGCAGTACAGCCAGTGGCCGTTTGCGGCGAGGCCGTTGCCTGGTGGGAATGGTGGTGTGGGGGCGAACTTGCCGCAAGTTATTAATGAG GAGGTCAACAAAGCAAAGGACAAGGAACTCCAGCTCGAAGTCGTGGCGGCTTGCTTGAGCGTATTCACTCGCCTTGACTCCCTGCTCTAA
- a CDS encoding exonuclease: protein MGINGLLPLLKSIHRPAELRKYAGETLGIDGYGWLHRGAIACAIDLAQGKPTRKYVDYAMHRVKMFKHFGVTPYVVFDGDYLPSKAKTELDRESRREASRKTGLELLKAGKPSQAHIELQKAIDITPEMARHLIDELKKANVPYVVAPYEADAQLIYLERRGIISGIVSEDSDLLVFGAKRLLTKMDQYGQCIEINRSQFCAVREISLTGWSDAEFRQMAIFSGCDYLDSLPSMGLRTAYRMIRKLKTPERIVKKLQFDGKIRVPADYLARFKQAELTFIYQRVFCPEKQAVVCLTEPDKSINVDDMPYIGAPIDAKLARAIAVGDVNPITKEPIIVTATSPSKRRISQVFTSAFGEGKKMGKPIDQYFKDRRIPLGEMDPNCFNVEPDNGEQEATAEPRPIVFPLPRPYVEDVGTSAAPARRYTAQNSRRKSEPISKLLASFDDTSSLTSRRQTTGAAFEVFTDTDPAISTRPPKKARLCEDAVSEDAVTANPEKSKFFPQTKAKKAAARKSESFIMSDDSIEEAFRSVPDAVWSSSKARRRSGKVQFVEESPSSEPVSQEKEQEDLEEPSLPAMPRSTTIDASSDAEDEVEVPGSSSQEAITKKSVKSQTPLGPRLRQFSYQPGKPGARLVNGLPTPSSTQERSAAVRRSSLNPSSPMLTPLQRMGARALKQVTPRATPPSSLRARKSSKPSEALGSVQVDPAAIPLPLADFAEVRALNMSLQGSEDQIIPESDGETELGTAATRPRLNLAQYLYS, encoded by the exons ATGGGCATCAACGGTCTTCTCCCCCTGCTAAAATCCATTCACCGCCCTGCCGAACTCAGGAAGTACGCGGGCGAAACTCTGGGCATCGATGGCTATGGATGGCTTCATCGAGGTGCTATCGCTTGCGCCATTGACTTGGCTCAAGGCAAGCCAACCCGCAA atatgtTGACTATGCGATGCACCGCGTCAAAATGTTCAAGCATTTTGGGGTGACGCCCTATGTTGTCTTCGACGGCGACTACCTTCCAAGCAAGGCCAAGACGGAACTGGATCGCGAGAGCAGACGAGAGGCGAGCCGGAAGACGGGCCTAGAACTCCTCAAGGCTGGCAAACCATCACAAGCCCACATCGAACTCCAAAAGGCCATCGACATCACACCAGAAATGGCCCGCCATCTGATCGACGAGCTGAAAAAGGCCAATGTTCCATATGTCGTCGCGCCGTACGAAGCAGATGCACAGTTGATCTACCTCGAGCGTCGGGGCATCATCAGCGGCATTGTCTCGGAGGATTCTGATTTGCTGGTTTTTGGAGCCAAGCGCCTATTGACCAAGATGGATCAGTACGGACAATGTATCGAAATCAACCGCAGCCAGTTTTGTGCCGTCCGTGAGATCTCCTTGACGGGATGGTCGGATGCCGAGTTCCGCCAGATGGCCATCTTCAGCGGCTGTGACTACCTCGACAGCCTTCCCAGCATGGGTCTCAGGACAGCATACCGCATGATTCGAAAGCTCAAGACGCCTGAGCGCATTGTCAAGAAGCTTCAGTTCGACGGCAAAATCCGAGTCCCCGCCGACTATCTGGCACGGTTCAAGCAGGCTGAACTGACTTTCATCTACCAACGCGTGTTTTGCCCAGAGAAGCAAGCGGTGGTGTGCTTGACAGAACCCGACAAGTCGATTAACGTTGACGATATGCCGTACATTGGCGCACCCATAGATGCCAAGCTGGCTCGCGCCATCGCTGTTGGCGATGTCAACCCGATCACCAAGGAGCCAATCATTGTCACAGCAACCTCTCCCAGCAAGAGAAGGATCAGCCAGGTCTTCACTTCCGCTTTCGGCGAAGGCAAGAAAATGGGGAAGCCTATCGACCAATATTTCAAGGACCGCCGGATTCCTCTCGGAGAGATGGACCCCAATTGTTTTAACGTTGAGCCTGATAATGGTGAACAGGAGGCAACCGCTGAACCTCGCCCTATCGTGTTTCCATTGCCGAGGCCTTATGTGGAGGATGTGGGAACATCGGCAGCCCCTGCTCGGCGCTACACGGCTCAAAACAGCCGGCGCAAGAGTGAGCCCATTTCGAAGCTTCTGGCTTCATTTGACGACACATCGAGCCTCACATCGCGACGACAGACAACAGGAGCAGCATTCGAGGTATTCACGGACACCGACCCTGCGATCTCCACAAGACCGCCAAAGAAAGCGCGACTGTGTGAAGACGCAGTGTCGGAAGATGCCGTCACTGCTAACCCCGAAAAAAGTAAGTTCTTCCCTCAGAccaaggcgaagaaggcggcAGCCAGGAAGTCGGAGTCTTTCATCATGTCGGATGACTCTATCGAGGAAGCTTTTCGGAGCGTTCCGGATGCTGTATGGAGTTCGTCAAAGGCTCGTCGTCGGAGCGGAAAGGTTCAGTTTGTCGAGGAGTCACCGTCCTCTGAACCAGTGTCTCAGGAGAAGGAACAGGAAGATTTGGAAGAGCCATCTCTTCCTGCGATGCCAAGGAGTACCACCATTGATGCCAGCAGCGATGCCGAGgacgaagtggaagttccTGGCTCATCATCGCAAGAGGCCATCACCAAGAAAAGTGTGAAATCCCAGACGCCGCTGGGCCCTCGGCTCCGGCAATTCTCGTATCAACCAGGTAAACCCGGTGCTCGCCTTGTCAATGGTCTGCCTACACCTTCCTCAACCCAAGAGAGATCTGCTGCGGTGCGTAGATCATCGTTGAATCCAAGCTCGCCCATGTTGACTCCGTTGCAACGCATGGGAGCCCGGGCATTGAAGCAAGTTACACCCCGCGCCACGCCTCCTAGCAGCCTCCGCGCACGTAAATCAAGCAAGCCGAGCGAGGCTCTCGGCTCCGTCCAGGTGGATCCCGCCGCCATTCCGTTGCCGTTGGCCGACTTTGCTGAAGTTAGAGCCCTGAACATGTCGCTTCAGGGGAGCGAGGATCAGATTATTCCTGAGAGTGATGGAGAAACCGAATTGGGCACGGCAGCCACTCGTCCGCGACTTAACTTGGCGCAGTACCTGTATTCGTGA
- a CDS encoding regulatory protein suaprga1 produces MMSLRAVARTTAPRALRAVSASPITLGRATVRATSNVLRTQLPQKAFSTTVFRAAATEIDSELSEKLSTEIGYEQDIASNEPVPATVKDFLENGPFELVDTPGKEDVVLKRTFGNEQITISFSIADLQNYEPGMFDEDTALGDEEGAQNEEDMGEDGGAPVRLNIVIEKPSKGALNIDAVAQDGSIVVDNMFYYHDAKLAHGESAETQHAAQAVYPGPPFGTLDEDLQVLMERYLEDRGINQALALFVPDYLDMKEQKEYLRWLNNLKGFVDAQ; encoded by the exons ATGATGTCTCTTCGTGCTGTCGCGCGCACCACTGCGCCCCGTGCTCTCCGTGCCGTCTCTGCTTCTCCCATCACCCTCGGCCGCGCCACCGTCCGCGCTACCAGCAACGTTCTCAGGACCCAGCTCCCCCAGAAGGCTTTCTCGACCACCGTCTTCCGCGCTGCCGCCACCGAGATCGACTCTGAGCTCTCCGAGAAGCTCTCCACCGAGATTGGCTATGAGCAGGACATTGCCTCCAACGAGCCCGTTCCCGCCACCGTCAAGGATTTCCTTGAGAACGGCCCCTTTGAGCTTGTCGATACCCCCGGCAAGGAGGACGTTGTCCTGAAGCGCACCTTTGGCAACGAGCA GATCACCATCTCCTTTTCCATCGCCGACCTCCAGAACTACGAGCCTGGCATGTTCGACGAGGACACGGCTCTCGGTGACGAGGAGGGTGCCCAGAACGAGGAGGACATGGGTGAGGACGGCGGCGCTCCCGTCCGTCTCAACATCGTCATTGAGAAGCCCAGCAAGGGTGCCCTCAACATCGACGCCGTTGCCCAGGACGGCTCCATTGTTGTCGACAACATGTTCTACTACCACGACGCCAAGCTCGCTCACGGTGAGAGCGCCGAGACCCAGCACGCTGCCCAGGCTGTCTACCCTGGCCCTCCCTTCGGTACCCTCGACGAGGATCTCCAGGTCCTCATGGAGCGCTACCTCGAGGACCGTGGCATCAACCAGGCCCTTGCCCTCTTCGTTCCCGACTACCTTGACatgaaggagcagaaggagtaCCTCAGGTGgctcaacaacctcaagggCTTCGTCGATGCCCAATAA
- a CDS encoding LCCL domain-containing protein, with amino-acid sequence MDLKHAHQAQYSGVHQTDDDDDYHPPLPVSSSSRTQANDDHQPSEDEEAQLLSTEDYIEQFEFDDNTDTSSPPFLTTKHSRSNAKSRLSPIYRLFTFLSGSSHPHRQTLTPFLLPSIQSLPRLTLERLLSHPWQRAALLSTGLLLWLTILSVSLVQSKGTLLYADGEEGGEVVRHLDCVSTFWGPGNECGVDGERCKPFGNVSFAFRCPADCRQVQVLNPRWVGGQEVVYKPWVIGGGDYGDGSAAGGLTAASTETETETGTGTGMGTETRVYRGDSFICQAAMHAGVISDSKGGCGMVKLVGEYYSFFGGEGGEGISSLGFDSYFPMGFTIHPALTGPGKCPQMEMKTARSLAPTILLTSLVSVLTTSATTLWFTSFIAVFVHVGLISDPPNVSGPSDTILPQLISILFERLLPATFTSAVLFWTCSRSTTLGAIPPSANFEKTFLWLGSLWIGALSNFTLESWIPLSRLSAHDLSHQPGAVAALVAIVAVLCLTIAYQAYSFWLEGRVLPYLALYGVLLAGIAVGAVISVTGLGTLELRIHHYVLALLLLPLTSIQTRPALAYQGLLLGLFINGIARWGFDSVMQTAEALRGDDGLLGSSLVPLVDGQPLVYLSEALVETPELWSIAVKWKGINETIEALVPQIHGRGREEAERLWGLSVMVNDVERHRRFFAEEALEDQVFRWERDPRVVMTPEYFRFAFLGEDGRSLDYSGAGTWFGNGTWSSGPEYY; translated from the coding sequence ATGGATCTGAAACACGCACACCAGGCCCAGTACAGCGGCGTACACCAAacagacgacgatgacgactaTCATCCCCCCCTACCTGTCTCGAGTTCCTCCCGGACCCAAGCCAACGACGACCACCAACCAtcagaagacgaagaagcccAACTGCTATCGACAGAAGACTACATTGAGCAATTCGAATTCGACGACAACACCGACACATCATCGCCACCTTTCTTGACGACCAAACACTCGAGATCTAATGCCAAATCCCGACTTTCCCCAATCTACCGCCTCTTCACCTTCCTCTCTGGCTCCTCCCACCCCCACCGGCAAACCCTCACCCCTTTCCTGCTTCCGTCAATCCAATCGCTTCCCCGCCTTACACTAGAACGCCTCCTTTCCCATCCATGGCAGCGCGCCGCTCTGTTATCTACCGGTCTACTCCTTTGGCTCACCATTCTTTCTGTTTCCCTGGTTCAGTCCAAGGGTACTCTCCTCTACGcggatggagaggagggaggagaggtagTCAGACACCTAGACTGCGTCTCAACCTTTTGGGGACCAGGCAACGAGTGCGGCGTCGACGGCGAGCGGTGCAAGCCCTTTGGGAACGTCAGCTTTGCATTTCGTTGCCCGGCGGATTGCAGACAGGTTCAGGTGCTGAATCCGAGGTGGGTTGGGGGGCAGGAGGTGGTTTATAAGCCTTGGGTAATCGGTGGCGGGGATTATGGAGATGgttctgctgctggtggtctAACTGCTGCCAGcacggagacggagacggagacggggacggggacggggatgGGGACGGAGACGAGGGTATACAGAGGTGACTCCTTCATTTGCCAAGCAGCGATGCATGCCGGTGTCATCTCCGATTCGAAAGGCGGGTGCGGTATGGTCAAGCTAGTAGGAGAATACTACTCCTTCTTcggcggagaaggaggcgaaGGCATCTCGAGTCTAGGATTCGACTCGTATTTTCCCATGGGCTTCACCATCCATCCGGCCTTAACTGGCCCGGGAAAATGTCCCCAAATGGAAATGAAAACAGCCCGCTCCCTAGCCCcaaccatcctcctcacctcccTGGTATCCGTCCTAACCACGTCCGCCACAACCCTCTGGTTCACCAGCTTCATCGCCGTCTTCGTCCACGTCGGCCTCATCTCCGACCCGCCCAATGTCTCCGGCCCCTCCGACACCATCCTCCCCCAACTAATCTCAATCTTATTCGAGCGCTTGCTTCCTGCAACTTTCACCTCGGCCGTTTTGTTTTGGACCTGTTCGCGCTCCACAACCCTCGGCGCTATTCCCCCTTCAGCAAACTTTGAAAAAACATTCCTCTGGCTCGGCAGCCTATGGATAGGCGCCCTCTCCAACTTCACCCTCGAGTCCTGGATTCCCCTCTCCCGTCTGAGCGCGCACGACCTTTCCCACCAACCGGGCGCGGTGGCAGCTCTCGTCGCGATCGTGGCCGTTTTGTGCCTGACTATCGCCTACCAGGCCTACTCTTTTTGGCTTGAGGGCAGGGTTCTTCCCTACCTCGCCCTCTACGGCGTGTTGCTGGCCGGCATCGCTGTCGGCGCGGTAATTTCCGTGACGGGGTTAGGAACGCTGGAGCTGCGAATCCATCACTACGTCCTTgccctcctactactaccgctGACGAGTATCCAGACGCGTCCGGCGCTGGCGTATCAGGGGTTACTTTTGGGGTTGTTCATCAATGGGATTGCGCGGTGGGGGTTTGACTCGGTGATGCAGACGGCGGAGGCGTTGAGGGGGGATGATGGATTGTTGGGGTCAAGCTTGGTGCCCTTGGTGGATGGGCAGCCGTTGGTTTATCTTAGTGAAGCTCTGGTTGAAACGCCGGAGCTCTGGAGTATCGCTGTTAAGTGGAAGGGGATTAATGAGACGATAGAGGCGTTGGTGCCCCAGATACacggaaggggaagggaagaggcGGAGAGATTGTGGGGGTTGAGTGTTATGGTTAATGATGTGGAGAGGCATAGAAGGTTTTTTGCGGAGGAAGCGCTGGAGGATCAGGTGTTTAGGTGGGAGAGAGATCCAAGAGTGGTGATGACGCCGGAGTATTTCCGGTTTGCTTTCTTGGGCGAGGATGGTAGGAGTCTGGATTACTCGGGGGCTGGGACATGGTTTGGAAATGGGACCTGGAGCTCTGGCCCTGAGTATTATTGA